From the genome of Aricia agestis chromosome 9, ilAriAges1.1, whole genome shotgun sequence, one region includes:
- the LOC121730114 gene encoding facilitated trehalose transporter Tret1-like, with translation MTSKTRLHWKEYGTALCATLITATAGTCYGWPSPTLSYLKSKDSHIPTLDDEGSWITSIMILCSALTPIPSAYCADRFGRKATLLLGAIPFIIGWVLVIVAKSVAVLYVSRMFSGLGYGIVYTVAPMYTGEIATNEVRGGLSTLITLMNKVGILAQYCIGPYVSMQTLAGINLILPISFVLTFIFLPESPYFYLKFERSERAERALRKLRSGDIRLELKNIEISVQEDMKNKGTWGDLISEATNRKALWISLGVFTIQQLCGSAAVVAYAQEIFKVTESKIDPSHESMILGSVQVATCCLSVALVDKLGRKPLLLFSAGGVGLMNAIMGTYYYLYFTNKDLVTSLHWLPITCLLVYIVCYAIGLSTVPYVIIGEMFPTNVKLYASCVAHIYTGISMFTVQKLFQVFKDLWGIYTVFWGFSLCSFLGLLFMLLVLPETKGKSFSSIQARLKRDVARDSASKLKTVEY, from the exons CAACGCTCATCACTGCAACAGCTGGAACCTGCTACGGTTGGCCATCACCAACATTGTCGTACCTGAAATCTAAAGACAGTCACATACCAACGCTAGACGACGAGGGGTCATGGATAACGTCAATCATGATCCTCTGTTCGGCACTAACGCCCATTCCCTCCGCTTACTGCGCCGACCGATTCGGAAGAAAAGCTACGCTGCTCCTCGGCGCTATACCCTTCATCATCGGCTGGGTGCTGGTGATCGTGGCCAAGAGTGTTGCGGTGCTGTACGTGTCCAGAATGTTCTCCGGCCTCGGCTACGGGATCGTCTACACGGTGGCCCCAATGTACACGGGCGAGATTGCCACGAACGAAGTCAGAGGAGGACTATCAACTCTCATTACGCTAATGAATAAG GTCGGCATCCTCGCCCAATACTGCATCGGACCGTACGTGTCGATGCAGACCCTGGCCGGCATCAACTTGATCCTGCCAATCAGCTTCGTGCTCACGTTCATCTTCCTGCCCGAATCGCCCTACTTTTATCTCAAATTCGAACGCTCAGAACGAGCGGAGCGGGCCCTAAGAAAACTTCGCAGCGGAGACATCAGGTTGGAGTTGAAAAACATAGAAATAAGCGTGCAGGAGGACATGAAGAATAAAGGAACGTGGGGCGACCTAATCTCCGAGGCGACTAACAGAAAAGCCCTTTGGATTAGTCTCGGCGTCTTCACGATCCAGCAACTCTGCGGAAGCGCCGCAGTGGTGGCGTACGCGCAGGAGATTTTCAAAGTCACGGAGAGCAAAATCGATCCGAGCCACGAATCGATGATCTTGGGAAGCGTGCAAGTAGCGACCTGTTGCCTGTCAGTCGCTCTTGTGGACAAACTGGGCAGAAAGCCCCTGCTTCTGTTCTCGGCCGGTGGCGTTGGATTGATGAACGCCATCATGGGAACCTACTACTATTTATACTTCACCAACAAAGACCTCGTGACTTCCCTCCACTGGCTGCCTATTACTTGCCTGCTCGTGTACATCGTATGCTACGCTATCGGACTTTCGACGGTACCCTACGTGATCATTGGGGAAATGTTCCCTACGAACGTCAAACTATACGCCTCTTGCGTGGCGCACATCTACACGGGAATATCCATGTTTACTGTTCAAAAACTATTCCAG GTCTTCAAGGACTTGTGGGGCATTTACACAGTATTCTGGGGATTCTCGCTGTGCTCCTTCCTGGGACTCCTGTTCATGCTGCTCGTGCTGCCGGAGACCAAGGGCAAGTCCTTCTCGTCCATCCAAGCCCGCCTCAAGAGGGACGTCGCGAGGGACAGCGCCAGCAAACTTAAAACCGTCGAGTATTAA
- the LOC121730113 gene encoding myrosinase 1-like: MLFLFLLSSFVFKGNADTIGLNVSAGPKQNYTFPKDFLFGVSTAALQIEGAWDADGKGESIWDHLVHVQNPKFAKDGSTPDVAADSYHNYKRDAEMVHELGVNIYRFSISWPRIMPKGLKNDINQKGLEYYRNLLMELEKYNVTAMVVMYHWDLPQALQEMGGWTNENIVDYFADYAKVLYDNYADKVKYWVTFNEPMQVCLEGYGNTYRAPKLNQTGFADYLCTHNLLKAHAKAYHIYNTTYRPTYGGQVAISLDSNWAEPKTESASDREAAERYLQFHLGWYTHPIYSAEGNYPAEMIRIIDEKSRQQNFSQSRLPKFTPEEIEYIKGTGDFFGLNHYTTYYLTMADKQVGAVPSHANDCGIVRFQNPKWPSKSSSNWLRVVPVGFRRLLKWVSNEYNNVSILVTENGFADFSGVHDAERVSYYGHYLNALLHSMYEDKTNVKGYCAWSLMDNWEWDDGLTSRFGLFLVDFKSPNKTRTPKDSAKMYAKVIKSRSLPDNFDPTDFSAFSSSNVLLPSVLTVVTLLSLT, encoded by the exons atgttatttttgttcCTATTATCGTCTTTTGTTTTTAAAGG TAATGCTGATACAATAGGCCTTAATGTGTCAGCTGGCCCAAAACAAAACTACACATTTCCAAAGGACTTCCTGTTTGGAGTGAGTACAGCTGCGTTACAAATTGAAGGAGCGTGGGATGCTGATG GTAAAGGAGAAAGTATATGGGACCATCTGGTGCACGTCCAAAATCCCAAATTTGCCAAAGATGGTTCTACTCCGGACGTGGCAGCAGATTCTTATCACAACTACAAAAGAGACGCTGAAATGGTCCACGAGTTGGGCGTTAACATTTACAGGTTCTCCATATCTTGGCCACGGATTATGCCGAAGGGCTTAAAGAACGATATCAACCAGAAAGGCTTGGAGTACTATAGAAACCTTTTGATGGAGCTGGAAAAGTACAACGTCACTGCAATGGTCGTGATGTACCATTGGGATCTACCTCAGGCCCTCCAAGAGATGGGTGGTTGGACGAATGAAAACATCGTGGACTATTTCGCCGATTACGCCAAAGTTTTGTACGATAATTATGCCGATAAAGTCAAATACTGGGTGACGTTCAACGAGCCTATGCAAGTCTGCCTCGAGGGCTACGGGAACACGTACCGAGCTCCGAAGTTGAACCAGACTGGTTTTGCTGACTACCTCTGCACTCACAATCTGTTGAAGGCGCACGCTAAAGCCTATCACATTTACAATACGACTTACCGGCCAACTTATGGAG GACAAGTCGCCATTTCTCTGGACTCCAACTGGGCGGAACCGAAGACGGAGTCAGCCAGCGACCGCGAAGCCGCTGAAAGATATTTACAGTTCCAC TTAGGCTGGTACACCCACCCTATCTACTCAGCCGAAGGGAACTACCCTGCAGAAATGATCAGGATCATCGATGAGAAGAGCCGACAGCAAAACTTCAGCCAGTCCCGCCTGCCCAAATTCACTCCGGAAGAAATAGAATATATCAAGGGAACTGGTGATTTCTTCGGCCTGAATCATTATACCACTTACTACTTGACGATGGCCGATAAGCAAGTAGGAGCCGTGCCGTCCCATGCCAACGACTGTGGTATAGTCAGATTCCAAAATCCAAAATGGCCGTCCAAATCTTCGTCGAATTGGTTGAGG GTTGTACCAGTAGGCTTTCGTCGTCTCCTTAAATGGGTGTCCAACGAATACAACAACGTATCCATACTCGTTACTGAGAACGGCTTCGCTGACTTCAGTGGGGTCCATGATGCTGAGAGGGTCTCATACTACGGCCACTACCTGAACGCCCTCCTCCACTCCATGTACGAAGACAAGACCAACGTTAAGGGATATTGCGCTTGGAGTCTAATGGACAACTGGGAATGGGATGATGGTTTGAC GTCCCGCTTCGGTCTTTTCCTGGTGGATTTCAAGAGTCCCAACAAGACGAGAACTCCCAAAGACTCGGCCAAGATGTACGCCAAAGTCATCAAGTCGCGCAGCCTCCCCGATAACTTCGACCCGACAGATTTCTCCGCCTTCTCCAGTTCCAACGTCCTCCTTCCCTCTGTCCTCACAGTCGTAACCCTCCTGTCACTAACGTAA